Proteins from a genomic interval of Desulfovibrio piger:
- the pta gene encoding phosphate acetyltransferase, protein MHRALYLTATGPRTGKRAIALGTMSILSRNMQDVAIFRPIINEPQLDDRAPDINLLLEHFKLKQDYCDTFAYTYQEVRTIINQGDRNLVIENIIQKFKELQSRHDFVLCVGTDFLGKDPVFEFELNAEIASNLGCPVMLITSGEGKNAEEVRDSLLVTRDSMAPYSLDVIATIVNRSSLTRAEADDLSDIFAADDKPGLVYAIPDEPALGRATMRDLQKGLNAEVLSGEAHLDALVGDYLIAAMHVDNFLGYLAKDQLIVTPGDRTDILLASIASRLSSSKPDIAGVLLTGGIRPSAEVSSLIEGWTGAPLPVLLTEQHTSKAFMSLQEIYGLIEPTDTRKINTVLGLYDHYVNGKEISARLNMTKPGRMTPMMFELNLIERAKANKMRIVLAEGEEPRILQATDILLRREVADIILLGNADKINKLARELHLDISKATIIDPVTSPKFEDYAATYAELRKAKGVTIERARDVMSDATYYATMMVKKDDADGMVSGAVNTTAHTIRPAFEFIKTKPGYSVVSSVFLMCLKDRVLVFGDCAVNPNPTSQQLAEIAVASADTAKVFGIDPRVAMLSYSTGTSGKGADVDVVVEATALAKEKAPELSLEGPLQYDAAIDPTVAKTKLPNSKVAGKATVFIFPDLNTGNNTYKAVQRAAEAVAIGPVLQGLNKPVNDLSRGCTVPDIVNTVAITAIQAAAEKQK, encoded by the coding sequence ATGCATCGCGCCCTATACCTTACCGCCACGGGCCCGCGCACCGGCAAGCGCGCCATCGCCCTGGGCACCATGTCCATCCTGAGCCGCAACATGCAGGATGTGGCCATTTTCCGCCCCATCATCAATGAACCCCAGCTGGATGACCGCGCCCCGGACATCAACCTGCTGCTGGAACACTTCAAGCTCAAGCAGGACTACTGCGACACCTTCGCCTACACCTACCAGGAAGTGCGCACCATCATCAATCAGGGCGACCGCAACCTGGTCATCGAGAACATCATCCAGAAGTTCAAGGAACTGCAGAGCCGCCACGATTTCGTGCTCTGCGTGGGCACCGACTTCCTGGGCAAGGACCCGGTCTTCGAATTCGAACTGAACGCCGAGATCGCCTCCAACCTGGGCTGCCCCGTGATGCTCATCACCAGCGGTGAAGGCAAGAACGCCGAAGAAGTGCGCGACTCCCTGCTGGTGACCCGCGACTCCATGGCCCCCTACTCCCTGGACGTCATCGCCACCATCGTCAACCGCTCCAGCCTGACCCGCGCCGAAGCCGACGACCTGAGCGACATCTTTGCCGCTGACGACAAGCCCGGCCTGGTCTACGCCATCCCGGACGAGCCCGCCCTGGGCCGCGCCACCATGCGCGACCTGCAGAAGGGCCTGAACGCCGAAGTGCTCTCCGGCGAAGCCCATCTCGACGCCCTGGTGGGCGACTACCTCATCGCCGCCATGCACGTGGACAACTTCCTGGGCTACCTGGCCAAGGACCAGCTCATCGTGACCCCCGGCGACCGCACCGACATCCTGCTGGCCTCCATCGCCTCCCGCCTGTCCTCCAGCAAGCCCGACATCGCCGGCGTGCTGCTGACCGGCGGCATCCGTCCCAGCGCCGAAGTGAGCAGCCTCATCGAAGGCTGGACCGGTGCCCCCCTGCCCGTGCTGCTGACCGAACAGCACACCTCCAAGGCCTTCATGTCCCTGCAGGAGATCTACGGCCTCATCGAGCCCACCGATACCCGCAAGATCAACACCGTGCTGGGCCTGTATGACCACTACGTCAACGGCAAGGAGATCAGCGCCCGCCTGAACATGACCAAACCCGGCCGCATGACGCCCATGATGTTCGAACTGAACCTCATCGAACGCGCCAAGGCCAACAAGATGCGCATCGTCCTGGCCGAAGGCGAGGAACCCCGCATCCTGCAGGCCACCGACATCCTGCTGCGCCGCGAAGTGGCCGACATCATCCTGCTGGGCAATGCAGACAAGATCAACAAGCTGGCCCGCGAACTGCACCTCGACATCAGCAAGGCCACCATCATCGATCCCGTCACCTCGCCCAAGTTCGAAGACTACGCCGCCACCTACGCCGAACTGCGCAAGGCCAAGGGCGTGACCATCGAACGCGCCCGCGACGTCATGAGCGACGCCACCTACTACGCCACCATGATGGTCAAGAAGGACGACGCCGACGGCATGGTCTCCGGTGCCGTGAACACCACCGCCCACACCATCCGTCCCGCCTTCGAATTCATCAAGACCAAGCCCGGCTACTCCGTGGTCTCCTCGGTCTTCCTGATGTGCCTCAAGGATCGCGTGCTGGTCTTCGGTGACTGCGCCGTCAACCCCAACCCCACCTCCCAGCAGCTGGCCGAGATCGCCGTGGCCTCCGCCGATACCGCCAAGGTCTTCGGCATCGATCCCCGCGTGGCCATGCTCTCCTACTCCACCGGTACGTCCGGCAAGGGTGCCGACGTGGATGTGGTGGTGGAAGCCACGGCCCTGGCCAAGGAAAAGGCTCCCGAGCTCTCCCTGGAAGGCCCCCTGCAGTACGACGCCGCCATCGATCCCACCGTGGCCAAGACCAAGCTGCCCAACAGCAAGGTGGCCGGCAAGGCGACCGTCTTCATCTTCCCCGACCTCAACACCGGCAACAACACCTACAAGGCTGTGCAGCGTGCCGCTGAGGCCGTGGCCATCGGTCCTGTCCTTCAGGGCCTCAACAAGCCCGTCAACGACCTGTCCCGCGGCTGCACCGTGCCCGATATCGTGAATACCGTGGCCATCACCGCCATCCAGGCCGCTGCCGAAAAGCAGAAGTAG
- the nifJ gene encoding pyruvate:ferredoxin (flavodoxin) oxidoreductase produces the protein MAKMKTMDGNNATAYIAYALSDTAAIYPITPSSVMGEVMDEMAAKGCKNLMGQTVTVREMQSEAGAAGAVHGMLAAGSLTSTYTASQGLLLMIPNMYKIAGELLPGVFHVSARALASHALSIFGDHQDVMACRQTGFAFLCSSSVQECMDMALVAHLSALDASVPFCHFFDGFRTSHEVQKIETIDYEDIRKLVPWDKVEEFRANAMNPEHPHIRGTAQNPDIFFQNREASNLYYDAVPGIVLENMKKVAAITGRKHRLFDYVGHPEADRVIISMGSSCEVIQETVNYLNERGQRVGLVKVHLFRPFSAEHLLQAIPATATTITVLDRTKEPGSLGEPLYQDVCTAFMEKGEAPTIVGGRYGLGSKDFTPGMAKAVFDNMLGLAPKNHFTVGIHDDVTNLSLDVEEEIDTVPAGTVQCKFFGLGADGTVGANKQAVKIIGDNTDMYAQAYFAYDSKKSGGFTVSHLRFGKSPIQSSYLITQADYIACHKAAYVTQYDILDGIKDGGTFVLNSNWSLEDMEKHLPASMKRTIARKHLKFFNVDAVAVAQEVGLGGRINMIMQTAFFKLANVIDFDKAVALLKESIKKTYGMKGDKIVNMNIAAVDKGMDALVEIKYPESWADATEGAEVCHCGDDDYIAGVVRPILAQRGDKLPVSAMEPAGIMPLGTAACEKRGVAINVPEWVADNCIQCCQCSFVCPHAAIRPVVANDEELAGAPESFVTVPAKGKELTGMKFRMQVYAEDCLGCGSCVEVCPTKPEKRALTMKPLDTQIDAQVANLAFAEANVSIKDDLMARDTVKGSQLQQPLHEFSGACAGCGETPYVKVLTQLFGERMLIANATGCSSIWGASSPTTPYTTNKDGFGPAWGNSLFEDAAEFGCGIGLGYKQRRGALALAVKEALATEGIDDELKASLQGWLDNMEDAEGSRKFGEEILDNLDSLSEANHALAHKLWDMGDLFTKKSVWIFGGDGWAYDIGYGGLDHVLASGDDINVLVMDTEVYSNTGGQASKSTPLGAIAQFAAAGKRIGKKDLGRMAMSYGYVYVASIAMGADKQQVLKAFREAEAYKGPSLIIAYAPCINQGIRKGMGKSQEEEKLAVQTGYWPLYRFNPELAKEGKNPFQLDYTKDPNGELQAFLAGETRFAALDKKDPEVSKQLKAELDKAYNERHALYKQLASLPHPGSEN, from the coding sequence ATGGCGAAAATGAAAACCATGGACGGCAATAACGCCACCGCGTATATTGCCTACGCTCTGTCGGACACGGCTGCCATTTACCCCATTACCCCTTCGTCCGTCATGGGCGAAGTCATGGACGAAATGGCTGCCAAGGGTTGCAAGAACCTGATGGGCCAGACCGTGACCGTGCGTGAAATGCAGTCCGAAGCCGGTGCCGCCGGTGCCGTGCACGGTATGCTGGCCGCCGGTTCTCTGACCAGCACCTACACCGCTTCCCAGGGCCTGCTGCTCATGATCCCCAACATGTACAAGATCGCCGGCGAACTGCTGCCCGGCGTCTTCCATGTTTCGGCCCGTGCCCTGGCTTCCCACGCCCTGTCCATCTTCGGTGACCATCAGGACGTCATGGCCTGCCGCCAGACCGGTTTTGCCTTCCTCTGCTCCTCTTCGGTGCAGGAATGCATGGACATGGCCCTGGTCGCCCACCTGTCCGCCCTTGACGCCAGCGTGCCCTTCTGCCACTTCTTCGACGGTTTCCGTACCTCTCACGAAGTGCAGAAGATCGAGACCATCGATTACGAAGACATCCGCAAGCTGGTTCCCTGGGACAAGGTCGAAGAGTTCCGCGCCAATGCCATGAACCCGGAACATCCCCATATCCGCGGCACCGCCCAGAACCCCGACATCTTCTTCCAGAACCGCGAAGCCAGCAACCTGTACTATGACGCCGTGCCCGGCATCGTGCTGGAAAACATGAAGAAAGTGGCCGCCATCACCGGCCGCAAGCATCGCCTGTTCGACTACGTGGGCCATCCCGAAGCCGACCGCGTGATCATCAGCATGGGTTCCTCCTGTGAAGTCATCCAGGAAACCGTCAACTACCTGAACGAACGCGGCCAGCGCGTGGGTCTGGTGAAAGTGCATCTGTTCCGTCCCTTCTCGGCCGAACACCTGCTGCAGGCCATCCCCGCCACCGCCACCACCATCACCGTCCTCGACCGCACCAAGGAACCCGGTTCCCTGGGCGAGCCCCTGTACCAGGACGTGTGCACTGCCTTCATGGAAAAGGGCGAAGCTCCCACCATCGTGGGCGGCCGTTACGGTCTGGGCTCCAAGGACTTCACCCCCGGCATGGCCAAGGCCGTGTTCGACAACATGCTGGGCCTGGCTCCCAAGAACCACTTCACCGTGGGCATCCACGACGACGTGACCAACCTGAGCCTCGACGTTGAAGAAGAGATCGACACCGTGCCCGCCGGCACCGTGCAGTGCAAGTTCTTCGGTCTGGGCGCCGACGGTACCGTGGGTGCCAACAAGCAGGCCGTCAAGATCATCGGTGACAACACCGATATGTACGCTCAGGCCTACTTCGCTTACGACTCCAAGAAGTCCGGTGGCTTCACCGTGTCCCACCTGCGCTTCGGCAAGAGCCCCATCCAGTCTTCCTACCTCATCACCCAGGCCGACTACATCGCCTGCCACAAGGCCGCCTATGTCACCCAGTACGACATCCTGGACGGCATCAAGGACGGCGGCACCTTCGTGCTGAACTCCAACTGGTCGCTGGAAGACATGGAAAAGCACCTGCCTGCTTCCATGAAGCGCACCATCGCCCGCAAGCACCTGAAGTTCTTCAACGTTGACGCCGTTGCCGTGGCCCAGGAAGTGGGTCTGGGCGGCCGCATCAACATGATCATGCAGACCGCTTTCTTCAAGCTGGCCAACGTGATCGACTTCGACAAGGCCGTGGCCCTGCTGAAGGAATCCATCAAGAAGACCTACGGCATGAAGGGCGACAAGATCGTCAACATGAACATCGCCGCCGTGGACAAGGGCATGGACGCCCTGGTCGAGATCAAGTACCCCGAATCCTGGGCTGACGCCACCGAAGGTGCCGAAGTCTGCCATTGCGGCGACGACGACTACATCGCCGGTGTGGTGCGTCCCATCCTGGCCCAGCGCGGCGACAAGCTGCCCGTGTCCGCCATGGAACCCGCCGGCATCATGCCCCTGGGCACCGCTGCCTGTGAAAAGCGCGGTGTGGCCATCAACGTGCCCGAATGGGTGGCCGACAACTGCATCCAGTGCTGCCAGTGCTCCTTCGTGTGCCCCCACGCCGCCATCCGCCCCGTGGTCGCCAATGACGAAGAACTGGCCGGCGCTCCCGAAAGCTTCGTGACCGTGCCTGCCAAGGGCAAGGAACTGACCGGCATGAAGTTCCGCATGCAGGTGTACGCCGAAGACTGCCTGGGCTGCGGCTCCTGCGTGGAAGTCTGCCCCACCAAGCCTGAAAAGCGCGCCCTGACCATGAAGCCCCTGGATACCCAGATCGACGCCCAGGTGGCCAACCTGGCCTTCGCCGAAGCCAACGTCTCCATCAAGGACGACCTGATGGCTCGCGACACCGTCAAGGGTTCCCAGCTGCAGCAGCCCCTGCATGAGTTCTCCGGCGCCTGCGCCGGCTGCGGTGAAACCCCCTACGTCAAGGTGCTCACCCAGCTGTTCGGCGAACGCATGCTGATCGCCAACGCCACCGGTTGCTCCTCCATCTGGGGTGCTTCTTCCCCCACCACGCCCTACACCACCAACAAGGACGGCTTCGGTCCCGCCTGGGGCAACAGCCTCTTTGAAGACGCCGCCGAATTCGGCTGCGGTATCGGTCTGGGCTACAAGCAGCGCCGCGGCGCCCTGGCCCTGGCTGTCAAGGAAGCCCTGGCCACCGAAGGCATCGACGACGAACTGAAGGCCTCCCTGCAGGGCTGGCTGGACAACATGGAAGACGCCGAAGGCTCCCGCAAGTTCGGCGAAGAGATCCTGGACAACCTGGACAGCCTGTCCGAAGCCAACCACGCTCTGGCCCACAAGCTGTGGGATATGGGCGACCTCTTCACCAAGAAGAGCGTGTGGATCTTCGGTGGTGACGGCTGGGCCTACGACATCGGTTACGGCGGTCTGGACCACGTCCTGGCTTCCGGCGACGACATCAACGTCCTGGTGATGGATACCGAAGTGTACTCCAACACCGGCGGTCAGGCCTCCAAGTCCACTCCTCTGGGCGCCATCGCCCAGTTCGCCGCTGCCGGCAAGCGCATCGGCAAGAAGGACCTGGGCCGCATGGCCATGAGCTACGGCTATGTGTACGTGGCCTCCATCGCCATGGGCGCCGACAAGCAGCAGGTGCTCAAGGCCTTCCGCGAAGCCGAAGCCTACAAGGGCCCCTCGCTGATCATCGCCTACGCTCCCTGCATCAACCAGGGTATCCGCAAGGGCATGGGCAAGAGCCAGGAAGAAGAAAAGCTGGCCGTGCAGACCGGCTACTGGCCCCTGTACCGCTTCAACCCCGAACTGGCCAAGGAAGGCAAGAATCCCTTCCAGCTGGACTACACCAAGGATCCCAACGGCGAACTGCAGGCCTTCCTGGCCGGCGAAACCCGTTTCGCCGCTCTGGACAAGAAGGATCCCGAAGTGTCCAAGCAGCTCAAGGCTGAACTGGACAAGGCCTACAACGAGCGTCACGCTCTGTACAAGCAGCTGGCCAGCCTGCCTCATCCCGGCAGCGAAAACTAA